The Primulina huaijiensis isolate GDHJ02 chromosome 17, ASM1229523v2, whole genome shotgun sequence genome window below encodes:
- the LOC140963410 gene encoding uncharacterized protein: MELEISNILSKVALFILVQALVYLILSQSSDIFSKTQRTHSFKPARSLSIRRWAAALADIPAGSESSPPTRAAGFLRSFSRKG; encoded by the coding sequence ATGGAGTTGGAGATAAGCAACATATTGTCGAAGGTGGCGCTGTTCATTCTTGTTCAAGCTCTTGTGTATTTGATTCTATCTCAGTCTTCCGATATTTTCTCCAAGACCCAGAGAACACACAGCTTCAAGCCTGCTCGTTCTCTCAGCATCCGCCGTTGGGCCGCCGCTCTCGCGGATATTCCGGCAGGCAGCGAGTCGTCTCCGCCGACGAGAGCAGCTGGGTTTTTGCGTTCTTTCAGCAGGAAAGGTTGA